The genomic window TACACGTAGCGCATTTTCTCCCCCTCACCTGCCGGCCGAATGCAACGCGGTCGGCAGGCATAGGCAACGCCCCTCGGGGCAACGCCACAACGCCCGGTGGTGACGTGCCCACGGCATCACCGGGAACAAACAACGCCGCCGAGCCGCACACAACCCCGGCCGGTGGCACACATCTCGCCGGGTAGAGCAGTTGGCAGCTCGGGTGGCTCATAACCACCAGGTCGCGGGTTCGAGTCCCGCCCCGGCAATTTCATCCACGCGGGATTGTCCCGCAGGAACCGATCGGTGCGGTGTTTTCGGTTCGCCCATCGATCGGATCAAACCACACCCCGCAACCTCAACGCGGCCGACGTGCCGCGCACGGAGTACCTGCGCCATGTTGGAGACCATTCTCATCACCGCCGCCATCAGCGTCACGCTGGGCCTCGCCATCGGCAGCAAGCTCGGCCGCGTTGCCGAGCGGGGCGAAGCCGACCTCCAGCGCGAGCGTGATTGGTGGGGCGGGGAAGACGAGACGATCCTCGCGCTCTCGCCCGGTGCGTTGCTCACCGACGAGGACGCCGTCGAGCAACGCCCGCTCAATCAGATGGACCTCGACCGCGTCACGGGCGTGCTCCATGACGTCGGCCCGACCGAGGTGCTGGAGATCGTCGCCGAGCACATCAACACCCGCCCGTCCTACGGGATGCTCACCGTCAACGACCAGATGGCCCACGACGCGCTGGTCAGCGCGATTGAGCACCTGCGCACCGCCGAACAACTCGCCAGCCGTCCCGTGCGGTTGGTCGCGTCCGTCTGATCCACATCAACCCCCACACCGGAGACCCACACCATGCCCCACGTTCAGATCGACATGGCCGAAGTGTCACTCGACAGCTTGGCCAAGGCCAACGACGGCGAGTACGACGCCTACTTCAAGCAACAGATTCGCCGCATCGTCGAGCACTGTAAAGACATGCCGCTGCTCGACAAGGAGCGCAAGGTCGTGCTCGAAATCTCGGCCGTACCGGTCGTCGACACCTCATCACACACGCCACGCTGCGACCAGGTGAAGGCGTCGCTCAAACTCAAGGCGACCCTGCCACCGTTGCCGTTGCGGACGCTCGACGTACAGGTTCGTCAGCAGCAGATCAGCGGCAAGGACACCACCGTTGGAGCGATCGCCATCGAGCACGCCCACGACGCCAAGCAGTCCGAAATCTCTGACCTCAAGGACGACGCCGAGTAGCGCGTCGCCGCCCGTTTCACACCCTCAACAGGACCATCATGGCTTTCCAGAAATCCCACACCCTCGACAGCATCCTCGACGCCACAGACGGCATTGAGGACATCAACGACATCGCGGTCGCCGCCGTGCTCGGTCGGCAGACCATGCATGGCCGGACCTTCAAAGAGTCCGCCGAACCGAACCACGTCTACTACCTGCAAGACCCGCAGGGCGTGAAAAAGGTCCACGCGGATGCGCCACCGCTCGCGCTCACGTTCGCGACGCCCGCATCGTTGGCCAAGTTCGTCACCGACGATGCCAAGGCCGATCAGGAGATCGAGACCGACAACGGCAGCAAGTACATCACTGGCCTCGCAATCTCGCCGGCGATCTTCATCGGCAAAAAGGTCATCCGCTATGTGCGGGACGTCAACGACCGTCGCAACCACGCCGACGTCGGCCTCGACCTTTCCGAACCGTTCAAGGCGTTGCAGTTTGCAGGCGTCGGTGACGAGGGCGATGGCGTTGATCAGAAGCAGTTGCTCCGCATGCTCCGCGTACAGCTCGCCGGCTACATCCAGAACCCGGACTTCGCGGCCACGATCGAGACGGTGAAGTTTGTCGACCACAAAGACGGGGAAAACACCGTCGGCCACGGCCGCGAGTCGTTGAGCCTCTCCGTGGAGGCCGAACTCCGGGGAACGGGCAACATCCCCGACACCGTCAGCTTCTCGCTCCCGTTGTTCGAGCAGACGGGTGAGAAGAACGTGCTCATCAGGTGCGCGGTCGAGATCGACCCGGTCGAGAAGACGTTCGCGATCACGCCGCTTCCCGGTGAACTCACCAAGGCGTATGACGAGACGTTCCAGGCCATCGAGGAAGACCTCGAAGCCGCAGGCGTCCCGATCTACCACGGCTCCGTCTGAACCCTCCACCCGCCCCGCGACGCCTGACCGCGTCGCGAGGTGTTACTGCCATGAGCAAGCCCCGCCGACCCATCAGCGCGCTACTCCCGTGGTACGGGAGCAAGCGCACACTCGCGCCGCTCATCGTCGAGTTGCTCGGTGAGCATCGCGCCTATGTCGAGCCGTTCGGTGGGTCGATGGCCGTGCTGCTCCGCAAGGCTCGCGTCGCCGCCGAGGTCGTGAACGACCTGCACGGGGATCTCGTGAACCTTGCCCGCGTGATGTCCGATCATGGTGATCGCTTGCGACTGTTCCGGCGGTGCCGCAACGTCATCATGTACGACGGCGTCGTCGACGACGCCAAGGCCGACCTCACCAGACTGCGCGGCACCGAGGATCGGGTCGGCTGGGCCGCCGCGTACTACGCGATGAGCTGGCTCGGGCTCAACGGATTCAGTGGCACCGACAAAGAAGAAGGCAACGTTAACACTGCCCGCCGGTACACGTTGCTCGGCGGGGGGTCACCGACAACGCGCTGGCGGTCGGCTGTCAACGCGATTCGCACGAACGGCGAGCGGCTGGCAGGCGTCGACATCCGCAGCGAGGACGCGCTCGATCTGCTCGAAAAGCTCGGAGACGTTGCCGGCCAAGTCATCTACGTCGACCCGCCGTACTTCGCCAAGGGAGCGAAGTACCGCCACGACTTTGCGCCCGAGGATCACCAGCGACTTGCCGCCCGGCTATGCCGGTTCGAGCACAGCCGCGTCGTGGTGAGCTACTACGCCGACGACCGGCTCCAGCAGTTGTACCCCGGTTGGTGGAGCGTCGATGCTTCGACGACCAAGGCGTTGCACAGCCAGGGCCGTCGGGACAGCACGCACGCCGCCGTTGCCCCGGAAGTGCTGCTCTGCAACTTCGAACCGCACGTTGCCAAACCCATCACGAAACACGCGAGCGACTGCGAAGCCGCAGAGCACTCGCCGGAATCCGACTGTCTGTTTCCCGCGGCATGAGCCGCCATCACCCCAACGGAGTACGCCATGTGCGCACCGAACATGCTCAACGTCGTCGACCGCTGTCCCACATGCAACAGCATGCTGCCACCCGCAGCCGTCGATCTTCACCGCGAACCCGACGGCCGCACGATC from Planctomycetota bacterium includes these protein-coding regions:
- a CDS encoding DNA adenine methylase; translation: MSKPRRPISALLPWYGSKRTLAPLIVELLGEHRAYVEPFGGSMAVLLRKARVAAEVVNDLHGDLVNLARVMSDHGDRLRLFRRCRNVIMYDGVVDDAKADLTRLRGTEDRVGWAAAYYAMSWLGLNGFSGTDKEEGNVNTARRYTLLGGGSPTTRWRSAVNAIRTNGERLAGVDIRSEDALDLLEKLGDVAGQVIYVDPPYFAKGAKYRHDFAPEDHQRLAARLCRFEHSRVVVSYYADDRLQQLYPGWWSVDASTTKALHSQGRRDSTHAAVAPEVLLCNFEPHVAKPITKHASDCEAAEHSPESDCLFPAA